From Onychostoma macrolepis isolate SWU-2019 chromosome 05, ASM1243209v1, whole genome shotgun sequence, one genomic window encodes:
- the nrarpb gene encoding notch-regulated ankyrin repeat-containing protein B, giving the protein MSQADMTCSARQRVFQEALRKGNTKELHSLLQNMTNCEFNVNSFGPEGQTALHQSVIDGNLELVKLLVKFGADIRLANRDGWSALHIAAFGGHQDIVLYLITRAKYSSSAL; this is encoded by the coding sequence ATGAGTCAGGCGGACATGACTTGCTCTGCGCGTCAAAGAGTGTTTCAGGAAGCGCTCAGGAAGGGCAATACTAAGGAACTTCATTCTCTCTTGCAAAACATGACAAACTGTGAATTTAACGTGAACTCTTTCGGACCCGAGGGACAGACGGCGCTGCATCAGTCCGTGATCGATGGCAACCTGGAGTTAGTAAAGCTACTggtgaagtttggtgcagacaTCCGTCTGGCCAACAGAGATGGATGGAGTGCCCTGCACATAGCAGCGTTTGGTGGACATCAAGACATCGTTCTTTACCTCATCACACGGGCGAAGTACTCATCGAGCGCGCTCTGA